The following proteins come from a genomic window of Pseudochaenichthys georgianus chromosome 19, fPseGeo1.2, whole genome shotgun sequence:
- the LOC117465108 gene encoding interferon a3-like, protein MLKGMFFVCLSLSLWTAGSSLSCRWMQHKFQQFSKHSLDLIDTMANNSTNTTVDAGVGFPYRLYTKTSKASAEDRLHFLVQILKEMVVLFEEDTSNASWEENIEENFLQFLTRQEQGLRSCIGTHKKENRKLHRYFQRLSSHVLKKMDHSAEAWELIRNKMKTHLVRADLLACSLLTN, encoded by the exons ATGCTCAAAGGAATGTTCTTCGTGTGCCTGTctctcagtctgtggactgCAGGCTCCTCTCTGAGCTGCAGATGGATGCAGCATAAATTCCAACAGTTCAGTAAACACTCTTTGGATCTAATAGATACCATG GCTAACAACTCCACCAACACCACTGTGGATGCTGGAGTGGGCTTCCCTTACCGTCTGTACACAAAGACGTCCAAAGCATCA GCTGAGGACAGACTCCATTTCCTAGTTCAGATTCTGAAAGAGATGGTTGTCCTGTTTGAGGAGGATACCAGCAACGCATCATGGGAGGAGAACATAGAGGAGAACTTCCTCCAGTTTCTAACCAGGCAGGAACAAGGCCTTCGCTCATGT ATTGGGACCCACAAGAAGGAGAACAGGAAGCTACACAGGTATTTCCAAAGACTCTCAAGCCATGTCCTGAAAAAAATG GACCACAGTGCTGAGGCCTGGGAGCTGATCAGGAATAAGATGAAAACCCATCTTGTGAGAGCAGACCTGCTGGCTTGTTCTCTTCTCACCAACTAA